Sequence from the Nerophis ophidion isolate RoL-2023_Sa linkage group LG10, RoL_Noph_v1.0, whole genome shotgun sequence genome:
ctgttggtagtaactcacccagctgatcatagtcactcacccagctgttggtagtaactcacccagctgatcatagtaactcacccagctgttggtagtaactcacccagctgttggtagtaactcacccagctgatcatagtaactcacccagctgatcatagtaactacccagctgatcatagtaactacccagctgatcatagtaactcacccagctgttggtagtaactcacccagctgtttgtagtaactcacccagctgatcatagtaactcacccagctgttggtagtaactcacccagctgatcatagtaactcacccagctgttggtagtaactcacccagctgttggtagtaactcacccagctgttggtagtaactcacccagctgatcatagtaactcacccagctgatcataataactacccagctgatcatagtaactacccagctgatcatagtaactcacccagctgttggtagtaactcacccagcttttGGTAGTAACTACCCAGCTTATCAtggtaactcacccagctgttggtagtgACTCACCCAGCTTTTGGTAGTAACTACCCaactgatcatagtaactcacccagcttttggtagtaactacccagctgatcatagtaactcacccagcttttggtagtaactacccagctgatcatagtaactcacccagctgttggtagtgACTCACCCAGCTTTTGGTAGTAACTACCCaactgatcatagtaactcacccagcttttGGTAGTAACTACCCaactgatcatagtaactcacccagcttttggtagtaactacccagctgatcatagtaactcacccagctgttggtagtaactcacccagctgttcgTAGTATCTCACGGAGCGGCGAGTGCGGCGTTTGAAAAAGTTGTCGGCGTCGACCTCAGGCATGAAGACCGTGCGAGCGCCCTCTGCAAAGGTCAGAGGTTAAAAGCCAGCCCAGGTAATATTTCCATGGCGTGTGCCCACCTTTGGCATCAGCTGACTTGGAGTCATCCTGCACTGCTGCGCCGTCAGCAAGACTAGAAACTGAAGTGAAAGTGGTTAGAGCGCTCACCcccgggaggggggggggggatcactCACCGCCGAGGAGGGCAGCCAGGACGAGCAGAGTCCAGGACATGTTGCACAGAGGAAGGTGGAAGGTGGTCTGCACCCGAGTGCCACGGAGCAAAGTAGGTCTGCATCAACAcgttgggaggtgggaggggcctcagGGGGAGGGAGGGGCCTCTTTCGTGATACCAGCAAATgtagcatttttattttattttattttattcagatGAAAATGAACTCATTCACATGTAAATCACAGTTTTATTtagttggggttgcgggggtgctggagcctatctcagctgcacacaggcggaaggcagggtacaccctggacaagtcaccacctcatcacagggccaaacaagacagacaacattcacactcacacagaatatgacatggcataaaaatgtgtgtgaatggagaACTGTGTTGAAATGAGAACTGAATCATCATCCAGGAATCAAATGCCCAaccatttaaagtcctactgaaatgagatgttcttatttaaacggggatagcagctccattctatgtgtcatacttcatcatttcaccatatttttgctgaaaggatttagtagagaacatcgaagataaagttggcaacttttggtggctaataaaaaagccttgcctgtaccggaagtagcagacgatgtgcgcgtgacgtcacgggttgtggagctcctcacatctgaacattgtttacaatcatggccaccagcagccagagcgattcggaccgagaaagcggcaatttccccattaattgtagcgaggatgaaagattcgtggatgaggaaagtgagagtgaaggacaagaaaaaaaaagacaaggacagtgggagcaattcagatgttattagacacatttacaggataattctggaaatcccttgtctgcttattgtgttactagtgtttttgtgagattatTGTAACGGCTggttggcatagcgatgccgggttTGTTCCTCCAAGGATGCGttggcaagaacacagcaaaggtaagaaataaagatttatttaagtAACAAAAGGAGCTAAGGAACAAAGACACTGGTGCTAAACAAATTgtgctagcatgaaagctaggaatataaacagaaaaactaaacttggcacgaaaagggaaaacaaaacagcaTGAGAGCTAAAATGAAACAAAGGCGTAGCATGTAAGCTAgtgagaatgtacatgaaaagcagtcgtcacttgttgcttgtaaagcaaattaggaacccagaaagactgaacagaaaaggctggcttatataggATGGTGATTAGAAAAACAGGTATGCGTGAACCGGGAGtaacaggtggaactaatatgtaaccatggtgacgaagCAAACAGAAAATAAGGACGTCAATATaagtgataccaaaatggaacaaaagcaacaatatggtgatgatccgaccatcggatcacaacaactataaagtcatacctgaaagtcggaggggtgtggtgaccaccagtgtctctgatggaagccatggaggagccaagaaagccgcagctgcctcttcgacagctgcaggaggacgcaagctccgctcatgtttatggtaagagccgacttattagcacaattttctcaccaaaacctgccagtCAACAtgcggtagagaaacatgtttgcttgactgctctgttccatattaaagcttcacaacaaacaaagaaacaccggctgtgtttgtgttgctatagCCGGCTGAactacaccgctttccaccaacatctttcttctttgacgtctccattattcattgaacaaagattcagcaacacatatgtgcaaaatactctgtaattatgcCATTCAATCGGACGTttttttagccgtgagtggtgctgggataaaatgtccgctccaaccaataacgtcacaagcacgcgtcaacataagcgtcatcattccgcgacgttttcaacacaacactcgctgggaaatttaaaattgcaatttagtaaactaaagcgggcgtattgtcatgtgttgcaatgttaatatttcatcattgatatataaactatcagactgcgtggtggctagtagtggctttcagtaggtctttaatgtcCATCTTTGAGGTCAGGGGTCAAACAGGACAtcaggaaagtattcacagcacttcactttttctacattttgttatatgtatgtatgtgtattccTTATAtaggaatgtgtatatatataaatgtgtgtatgtatgtgtatacacgtgtgtgtgtgtgtgtgtgtgtatacagtggcagtcaaaagtgtaggtacaggtgtaaagaagatgatgtcatggctgtcttgactttccaatcatttcttctttgtttgtgatgtagtgattggagcacatacttgttgctcacaaaagcattcatgaagtttgcttcttttatgaatttattatgtctctactgagaatgtgagcaatcaaaagtatacgtacagcaatgttcatatttgcttacatgtcccttggcaagtttacctgcattaaggtgcttttggtcgccatccacaagcttctgtacacatttttcaccacaaaattgctgcagttcagctaaatgtgttgcttttctgacatggacttgtttcttcagcattgtccacatgtttaagtcaggactttgggaaggccattccaaaaccttcattctagcctgattgaggcattccttgaccacttttgaggtgtgtttggggtcattgtcctgttggaacccccaactgtgcccaagacccaacctcccccctgatgattttagcttgtcctgaacaatttggagctaatcctcctttttcattgtcccatttaaagcagcagttccattggcagcaaaacaggcccagagcataatactaccaccaccatgcttgacggtaggaatggtgttcctgcgattaaaggcctcaccttttctcctccaaacatattgctgggtattgtggccaaacagctccagtttggtttcatctgacatcacatgtacaagataagaccttctggaggaaagttctgtggtctctGGTCATCGCTAGTCTTGTCATCCTGGTCCTCACCAGAGGACGACTTGGTGGTGTGAGAACCAAATATGGTGTCAAGGAGAAATCCTTTGAAcacaaagctttatttttttcagcgagcctcagactggaactgcagcGTCCAGGAGGAAAGTACGGGCCTGATTCCTTTCCTGACCCAGACCTCTACTCCTACCGGTGGGGCTCCTACCAGATGTCATTATTGTCCTCTGCTGCTATCCTTTAAGGTTCCCTTCATCCTGGGGTGAAAAGCCAGCACTCTCAGGATGAGCTGAACCTCTCTGAGGGCATGTTTCCTTCTCTGGATAAAGATGCTGGGACCAAATACAAACACCTGCTAGTTTACaatgtagagggtatgatggaccccacatgctcaaagtaatgtagagggtacgatggaccccacatgctcaaagtaatgtagagggtacgatggaccccacatgctcaaagtaatgtagagggtgtgatggaccccacatgctcaaagtaatgtagagggtacgatggaccccacatgctcaaagtaatgtagagggtacgatggaccccacatgctcaaagtaatgtagagggtacgatggaccccacatgctcaaagtaatgtagagggtgtgatggaccccacatgctcaaagtaatgtagagggtacgatggaccccacatgctcaaagtaatgtagagggtacgatggaccccacatgctcaaagtaatgtagagggtacgatggaccccacatgctcaaagtaatgtagagggtacgatggaccccacatgctcaaagtaatgtagagggtacgatggaccccacatgctcaaagtaatgtagagggtatgatggaccccacatgctcaaagtaatgtagagggtacgatggaccccacatgctcaaagtaatgtagagggtacgatggaccccacatgctcaaagtaatgtagagggtacgatggaccccacatgctcaaagtaatgtagagggtacgatggaccccacatgctcaaagtaatgtagagggtacgATGGACCCCAaatgctcaaagtaatgtagagggtacgatggaccccacacgctcaaagtaaagtagagggtatgatggaccccacacgctcaaagtaatgtagagggtatgatggaccccacacgctcaaagtaatgtagagggtatgatggaccccacacgctcaaagtaatgtagagggtatgatggaccccacacgctcaaagtaatgtagagggtatgatggaccccacacgctcaaagtaatgtagagggtgtgatggaccccacatgctcaaagtaatgtagagggtacgatggaccccacatgctcaaagtaatgtagagggtacgatggaccccacatgctcaaagtaatgtagagggtacgatggaccccacatgctcaaagtaatgtagagggtacgatggaccccacatgctcaaagtaatgtagagggtacgATGGACCCCAaatgctcaaagtaatgtagagggtacgatggaccccacacgctcaaagtaaagtagagggtatgatggaccccacacgctcaaagtaatgtagagggtatgatggaccccacacgctcaaagtaatgtagagggtatgatggaccccacacgctcaaagtaatgtagagggtatgatggaccccacacgctcaaagtaatgtagagggtatgatggaccccacacgctcaaagtaatgtagagggtatgatggaccccacacgctcaaagtaatgtagagggtatgatggaccccacacgctcaaagtaatgtagagggtatgatggaccccacacgctcaaagtaatgtagagggtatgatggaccccacacgctcaaagtaatgtagagggtatgatggaccccacacgctcaaagtaatgtagagggtatgatggaccccacacgctcaaagtaatgtagagggtatgatggaccccacacgctcaaagtaatgtagagggtatgatggaccccacacgctcaaagtaatgtagagggtatgatggaccccacacgctcaaagtaatgtagagggtatgatggaccccacacgctcaaagtaatgtagagggtatgatggaccccacacgctcaaagtaatgtagagggtatgatggaccccacacgctcaaagtaatgtagagggtatgatggaccccacacgctcaaagtaatgtagagggtatgatggaccccacacgctcaaagtaatgtagagggtatgatggaccccacacgctcaaagtaatgtagagggtatgatggaccccacacgctcaaagtaatgtagagggtatgatggaccccacacgctcaaagtaatgtagagggtacgatggaccccacatgctcaaagtaatgtagagggtacgatggaccccacatgctcaaagtaatgtagagggtacgatggaccccacatgctcaaagtaatgtagagggtacgatggaccccacatgctcaaagtaatgtagagggtacgatggaccccacatgctcaaagtaatgtagagggtacgatggaccccacatgctcaaagtaatgtagagggtacgatggaccccacatgctcaaagtaatgtagagggtacgatggaccccacatgctcaaagtaatgtagagggtacgatggaccccacacgctcaaagtaatgtagagggtacgatggaccccacacgctcaaagtaatgtagagggtacgatggaccccacacgctcaaagtaatgtagagggtacgatggaccccacacgctcaaagtaatgtagagggtacgatggaccccacacgctcaaagtaatgtagagggtacgatggaccccacacgctcaaagtaatgtagagggtacgatggaccccacacgctcaaagtaatgtagaggttacgatggaccccacacgctcaaagtaatgtagagggtacgatggaccccacacgctcaaagtaatgtagagggtacgatggaccccacacgctcaaagtaatgtagagggtacgatggaccccacacgctcaaagtaatgtagagggtacgatggaccccacacgctcaaagtaatgtagagggtacgatggaccccacacgctcaaagtaatgtagagggtacgatggaccccacacgctcaaagtaatgtagagggtacgatggaccccacacgctcaaagtaatgtagagggt
This genomic interval carries:
- the LOC133561260 gene encoding unique cartilage matrix-associated protein-like, which encodes MSWTLLVLAALLGVSSLADGAAVQDDSKSADAKEGARTVFMPEVDADNFFKRRTRRSVRYYEQLAEQKVQRANSERWREYNEDRHKKYENYAEEDRDEQSERRRETNEQFREYHYDGLYPRYHWFH